CCCTCGTTTTTTGTGCCTTGATTCAGGGGCCACATAGAACTCCTGTCCTATTATTGGCTTTATCCCTGCGCTTTTTGCTATTTCATAGAATTCTATTGCACCGTGGAGGTTCCCGTGGTCGGTTATGGCCACGGCAGGCATTCCAAACTGAACTGCTCGGGAAACCAGCTCCTCAAGTGGACAGGCACCGTCAAGAAGGCTGTAAATACTGTGATTATGAAGATGAATGAACATTGCTTAACCAGACAAAAAATTCACTATACCTATCCTATAAAGAAAGGTTTGTTGTGGGAGAAAATCAAGCGTAAGATTTTTAATTAGATTAGTTTCCTTATTTCCATGAGTTCGTCTCGCACCTCTCGCAGGAACTCCTTGTAGTCAACTGTTTCCGTCTTCTTGGTCTTGGAATACTTCATTTTTCTTATTTTGTGCTTGGCGCCTTCGATAGTATAGCCTTCCTCGTAAAGCAGCTTCTTTATTAGCATGATAAGCTCTATGTCCTTTTTTCTATAGATCCTGTTTCCAGCCCGGTTTCTTTTAGGTCTCAGGAATGGGAATTCGCTTTCCCAGTATCGAAGGATGTGAGGTTTCAACCCGGTCATCTCGCCGACTTCTGTGATGGAATAATACAGTTTCTCCCTTTTTACAGGAGTTTTTGTCGTTCTTGCTACTGCCATAATGGTTTCTCCTTTCCTTCTATTATTCTTTTAATGTTTTCTCTGTGCGTTATAGTCAAAAAAATTGCCAAAAATATGGCAAAAATCATCGGCATTGCTGCGACTTTCGTGAAAACACTTATTCCAAAAAATGTCCATGCGGCGGTAAGTGAACCTATGGAGACTCGCTTGCTCGCTATTACTGCAAAAATGAACACAAAAAAGGTTAGTATTGCCGGCAGGGTATTTATAAGAATAGCTGCGCCAAAGCTCGTGCTAACACCTTTACCGCCCTTGAAACCGAGCCAAACGGGGTAGCAATGTCCTACTATTGCTGCCAGAGCAGCTATGAATGCTGCCAGAGGATTTGCTGTAAGATTTATCACTATCGCGTAAGCTCCAATGGCTTTTAATGCATCGAGAACCGCGACAAGTGCTGCCACTTTTTTCCCAAGCACCCTTGAAACATTTGTTGCGCCGGTAGAACCGCTGCCATAACTTCGCAAATCCACATTTTTGCTAAGTTTTACGAATATAAATCCAAACGGGATTGACCCCACCAGATAACCTAAAACTGTTCCCAAAAATATTTTCACAGCTAAATCCATCATCGTCGTTTATCCCTGAAAATAACCTTAAATGGCACTCCTTCGTAATCAAACTCCTCCCTTATTTTGTTGGCAAGATACCGCTGATATGATGGTGATATAGCCTCAGGAAGTTTCGAGAAGAAAACGAATTCAGGTGGCCGTACCTTCGATTGCACTGCATAGAAAATTTTCGGTCTTCGACCTTTGTACATGGGCGGCGGATACACTTTTTGCAGATTTTCCACCAATTTATTAAGCTCCGAAGTTTTAACTCTTGAGTGTCGTCTTTGCACAACTTTGGAAATAGTTTGCTTAAGCTTGCCAAGCCCACTGCCTTTAAGCGCAGATATGAATACTATAGGAGCAAAACTTAAAAATTGACTTTCCGTCCTTATTCTTTGTTCGTAGTCTCTTTTGAGTCGAGGCAGCTTTGGCATCAAATCCCACTTGTTCACTGCTATTATCATTCCTCTATATCTTTCTATTATCATTGAGGCGATGCGTTTGTCCTGCCTTGTAATGCCTTGAGTCGCGTCTATAACGAGAACTGCTATATCACTGTTCTCTATAGCGCTTAATGTCCTCAGGCTGGCATAGTAGTATACATCGGTGCACTTTTTGAAAATGCCTGCGGTATCGACTATTCTATATGTTTTATTGTCATACTCGAAGAAACTGTCCACCGGATCTATCGTTGTTCCAGATTCGCTATGTGTTAATGCTACTTGCTTTCCAACCAGCTTGTTTACGAGAGTTGATTTTCCCACATTCGGTTTTCCTACAATCGCTATTGACGCTATTTCTTCATCAATTTTTTCCGCCACCTTTTCTTTTGGCAGTTTGTTTACTATTTCATCAAGCAAATCTCCTATTCCATATCCGAATTTCGCCGACACTCTGTGTACATTTCCCAATCTGAACCCTTCCGCTTCAGCTCCTGACCAGTTGTCGCTTTTATCATCGACTTTATTGATAATTACGACAGTGTTCTTATTATATTTTTTAAGCAATATAGCTATCTCCTTGTCACTTGGTGTAATATCAGGTTCAAGAACCAGCAAAACCAGGTCAGCACCTTCTATTGCCGCTATTGCCTGATTCGTTATTCCCTCTTCTATTTCACTTTCCGGATTAGTTATGAATCCACCTGTATCAACGAGAATAAATGTTTTTCCATTCCATGTTAATTCAGCAAAGTGAGGGTCACGGGTCACACCCGGTGTTGGGTCTACCACGGCTATTCGCTTTCTGAGTAACCTGTTAAAAAGGGTAGATTTACCAACATTCGTTCTCCCTATTAATGCGACAATAGGCTTTTTTTCTTTTAAACCAAACATATTATAACGATTTAAATTAGGTTTACCAAGAACACAAATTCTATTATATTGATGGTCAAACGTTTAGTCAAGAGAAATTTATAAATTGATATAATGGAGAAAACTAACTTTAGCAGGGGATTTCAAATATCAAAATTTTGGCGGCGAATTATTTCGTAGAGAATTTGTTGCTTTTTGTATTCAAATTTTTTCCTGTTTTTTTCTACCCTCTCAATTCTGTCTGCAAGGTTGAAAAGCTCATCGAGTTCTCCACCAAAGGAGCCAAGAAAATGGAGAACACCGTTGTGATGTTTTAACTGTTCCACTCTCCAGGCAGCATAGTCATACATGTTCTCAAGAGCTACATCGGAATAGTTCTGGTAGTTTTGCTCCTGGGTGATTTGAACAAGATTTTTATTTCCCAATATTACATTCATAGCGAGATAATATAGGGATATAAAGGAAAATTTCACGAAAAAATATCAGGGATATCCATAAAAATAATATTCCCGAATTCTTTCCCTTGTTCTTTTTCTTGTTGCCCACAGGTATATCGCACCAAAAAGCATTCCTCCAAGATGTGCAGTATGTGCTATACCGTCCGTATAACCGCCTATAGATGAAAGAAGCTCAATGAAACCAAAAATTATAACAAGATATTTAGCTTTTATTGGTATGAAGAAGTAAAGAAGGAGGATCTGGTCTGGAAAATAGACACCATAAGCAAGAAGTAGGCCGTATATGGCGCCAGACGCACCTATTGTGGGAACATTAGTAAATAAATATGCGCACAATCCAGCACCAATTCCTGTGAAGAAATAATACGCCAAAAATCGAGCGTTTCCCCAAACTTTAACAAGCTCATGTCCAAATATGTAGAGAGCAAACATGTTGAAGAAAAGGTGCCAGAAGTTGCCGTGAAGGAACATGTATGTTACGAACTGCCACAGGTATAGTTTGTGCCTTATCAAAGGGGGCACGAGTCCAAACAAATAAACCATGGTTCTTGGGGCGACCATCTCCACGAGGAAAACGAAAAAGTTAACCATTATTATGGTTAGCACCACATCTTTAGGTCGCCTGAATCCAACCCGTCTGTATTGCGGTCCATACTCTATGTAGTATCGTTCATACATTTTTCATTCCTTTTACCATGCACCTCCACCGCCGCCACCAAATCCACCGCCCGAGAAACCTCCTGAAAAACCGCTTCCGCCGCCAGCGGCACCTCTGGCACGATAGGCCATGGAATAGCTTATGGTGTGAAGAGCATGCCCAAGGTTAGTAGAAAAATATACTAACCCCATGGGACGAGCCCCAACGAACCATTTAGGCGGTTCTTTGAATATTCCCTCAAATTTCTCGACCCATGCATCGGCAACGCCAAAAACCATCGCATAGGGAAGAATGCGCTCGAAGATGGTCGGGTCATCTTTAGCAAGCTTTTCTATTCTGTCCTTTTCCGCCCTTTCTATGAATTCCCTAAACCCCAGCGCTTTTATCGCCGCCATAGCACCTTTTCTTGTCTTTCGAGGCATTATCGGCGAAAAAATAACCCAAATAAGACCCGTCACCGCAAGACCAATGGAGAACGGATAAATACTTCCATAAGTGATGATCAAAACCACAGCCGCGACAATCATAAAAAGCACGCCCGCAAGAAGGTAATTTTTGCGAACTGTTTCGGGATTCTCTGGAAAATATTTTTTCTTTATCAACTGCTTATAGAGTTCCTCCTTAAGTTTAATAAGTTTAGTATGGAACTTGTTTTTAAGCGTTGATGTGAAAATAAGCTTTTTCCCTTCTGGTGCGCCAAGGTCCTCAGGTGAAATGCCTTTGTCCTCGCCGACATCGAACAGGTAGCGGAGAAACTTTCGCTCAAATGATGTTAGGTTTTCGTCGGTCTCAAAATCTTTTAAAAGAATGAGCGCATAGTCCTTTTTCTTGAAGAAAAGGAATTTTTCTGATTCAGTCTCAACTATTTTGAGGTATCCTTTAACTGCGAGGTCAACTATGGTAGCGGTTATATCTGATATATTTGCCCTCTC
This genomic window from bacterium contains:
- a CDS encoding MerR family transcriptional regulator, which gives rise to MAVARTTKTPVKREKLYYSITEVGEMTGLKPHILRYWESEFPFLRPKRNRAGNRIYRKKDIELIMLIKKLLYEEGYTIEGAKHKIRKMKYSKTKKTETVDYKEFLREVRDELMEIRKLI
- the plsY gene encoding glycerol-3-phosphate 1-O-acyltransferase PlsY; this translates as MMDLAVKIFLGTVLGYLVGSIPFGFIFVKLSKNVDLRSYGSGSTGATNVSRVLGKKVAALVAVLDALKAIGAYAIVINLTANPLAAFIAALAAIVGHCYPVWLGFKGGKGVSTSFGAAILINTLPAILTFFVFIFAVIASKRVSIGSLTAAWTFFGISVFTKVAAMPMIFAIFLAIFLTITHRENIKRIIEGKEKPLWQ
- the der gene encoding ribosome biogenesis GTPase Der — its product is MFGLKEKKPIVALIGRTNVGKSTLFNRLLRKRIAVVDPTPGVTRDPHFAELTWNGKTFILVDTGGFITNPESEIEEGITNQAIAAIEGADLVLLVLEPDITPSDKEIAILLKKYNKNTVVIINKVDDKSDNWSGAEAEGFRLGNVHRVSAKFGYGIGDLLDEIVNKLPKEKVAEKIDEEIASIAIVGKPNVGKSTLVNKLVGKQVALTHSESGTTIDPVDSFFEYDNKTYRIVDTAGIFKKCTDVYYYASLRTLSAIENSDIAVLVIDATQGITRQDKRIASMIIERYRGMIIAVNKWDLMPKLPRLKRDYEQRIRTESQFLSFAPIVFISALKGSGLGKLKQTISKVVQRRHSRVKTSELNKLVENLQKVYPPPMYKGRRPKIFYAVQSKVRPPEFVFFSKLPEAISPSYQRYLANKIREEFDYEGVPFKVIFRDKRR
- a CDS encoding rhomboid family intramembrane serine protease — encoded protein: MYERYYIEYGPQYRRVGFRRPKDVVLTIIMVNFFVFLVEMVAPRTMVYLFGLVPPLIRHKLYLWQFVTYMFLHGNFWHLFFNMFALYIFGHELVKVWGNARFLAYYFFTGIGAGLCAYLFTNVPTIGASGAIYGLLLAYGVYFPDQILLLYFFIPIKAKYLVIIFGFIELLSSIGGYTDGIAHTAHLGGMLFGAIYLWATRKRTRERIREYYFYGYP
- a CDS encoding DUF2207 domain-containing protein; this encodes MKKLLLIFPLLVFSTMSLAYYVDSFYTDIKVYSDGYMKVTETIKVDFEDELHHGIYRYIPYKYRIEGKWRKIRIKIISVSDELGHKRMRKITRRGGYLYVRIGNPRKLVSGLQTYVITYKVYGTINFFDDYDELWWNVNGTEWTVPIHSVGAQVTILGANTPINLDARCYTGVYGSTRQDCQYSIEGNRVVFDAGYLGPKENLSIVVKIPKGIIKEPSAFSKFMNNFVANIFTILGFLMPIIGFLYIFNKWKKEGRDPIKKTVIMVTYEPPDDLLPAEVGTVIDERANISDITATIVDLAVKGYLKIVETESEKFLFFKKKDYALILLKDFETDENLTSFERKFLRYLFDVGEDKGISPEDLGAPEGKKLIFTSTLKNKFHTKLIKLKEELYKQLIKKKYFPENPETVRKNYLLAGVLFMIVAAVVLIITYGSIYPFSIGLAVTGLIWVIFSPIMPRKTRKGAMAAIKALGFREFIERAEKDRIEKLAKDDPTIFERILPYAMVFGVADAWVEKFEGIFKEPPKWFVGARPMGLVYFSTNLGHALHTISYSMAYRARGAAGGGSGFSGGFSGGGFGGGGGGAW